A window of Proteus columbae contains these coding sequences:
- the glmM gene encoding phosphoglucosamine mutase gives MSERKYFGTDGIRGKVGDSPITPDFVLKLGWAAGKVLARHGSRKIIIGKDTRISGYMLESALEAGLAAAGLSASFTGPMPTPAVAYLTRTFRAEAGIVISASHNPYYDNGIKFFSIDGTKLPDEVEEAIEAEMEKPITCVESAELGRANRIVDAAGRYIEFCKGTFPNENNLNGLKVVVDCAHGATYHIAPNVFRELGAEVITIGCDPTGININEECGATDVRMLQKRVLEEGADVGLAFDGDGDRIIMVDHQGLKVDGDQILYIIAREALRQGQLRGGAVGTLMSNMGLEIALKQLGIPFVRAKVGDRYVLEKLQEKGWRLGAENSGHIILLDKTTTGDGIVAGLQVLSAMVRNHMSLHDLCSGMKLLPQILVNVRFTGSHDPLQTPEVQKVAKAVEEELAGKGRVLLRKSGTEPLIRVMVEGENEEQVTAMANRIADAVKHVG, from the coding sequence ATGAGCGAACGTAAATACTTTGGAACAGATGGTATCCGTGGAAAAGTAGGTGACAGTCCAATTACACCTGATTTTGTATTAAAGCTGGGTTGGGCTGCGGGCAAAGTATTAGCACGTCATGGCTCTCGTAAAATCATTATTGGTAAAGATACACGTATCTCAGGCTATATGCTGGAATCTGCATTAGAAGCTGGTTTAGCAGCGGCAGGTTTATCCGCCTCATTTACAGGGCCCATGCCAACACCTGCTGTTGCTTATTTAACGCGTACATTCCGTGCTGAAGCTGGGATTGTTATTTCAGCCTCTCATAACCCTTATTACGATAACGGGATCAAATTCTTCTCTATTGATGGTACAAAATTACCAGATGAAGTAGAAGAAGCCATTGAAGCTGAAATGGAAAAGCCAATTACCTGTGTTGAATCAGCAGAGCTTGGTCGTGCAAATCGTATCGTGGATGCGGCAGGTCGTTATATTGAATTCTGTAAAGGGACTTTCCCAAATGAAAACAATCTTAATGGTCTAAAAGTGGTTGTCGATTGTGCTCATGGTGCAACATACCATATTGCACCAAACGTATTTCGTGAATTAGGTGCTGAAGTGATCACTATTGGCTGTGATCCAACGGGTATCAATATCAACGAAGAGTGTGGCGCAACAGATGTTCGTATGTTGCAAAAACGCGTATTAGAAGAAGGCGCTGATGTTGGTTTAGCTTTTGATGGTGACGGCGACCGTATCATCATGGTTGACCATCAAGGCCTAAAAGTTGATGGTGACCAAATTCTCTACATTATTGCAAGAGAAGCGTTACGCCAAGGTCAATTACGCGGTGGTGCAGTTGGGACTCTAATGAGCAATATGGGATTAGAGATTGCACTTAAACAACTGGGTATTCCTTTTGTAAGAGCAAAAGTGGGCGACCGCTATGTGCTTGAAAAATTACAAGAGAAAGGCTGGCGTTTAGGTGCTGAAAACTCGGGCCACATTATTTTATTAGATAAAACGACTACAGGTGATGGTATTGTTGCAGGTTTACAAGTTTTAAGTGCAATGGTGCGTAACCATATGAGTCTGCATGATCTATGTAGTGGCATGAAACTATTACCACAAATTTTAGTGAATGTTCGCTTTACCGGTAGCCACGATCCGCTACAAACACCTGAAGTTCAGAAAGTCGCTAAAGCGGTTGAAGAAGAACTGGCTGGTAAAGGTCGTGTATTGCTGCGTAAATCAGGAACAGAACCTTTAATTCGTGTCATGGTTGAAGGTGAAAATGAAGAGCAAGTCACTGCGATGGCAAATCGTATTGCTGACGCTGTGAAGCACGTTGGTTAA
- the rlmE gene encoding 23S rRNA (uridine(2552)-2'-O)-methyltransferase RlmE — translation MANKKRSASSSRWLQEHFSDKYVQQAKKKGFRSRAWFKLEEIQQSDNIFKPGMTVVDLGAAPGGWSQYVVQQLGNKGRIIACDLLPMDPIVGVDFLQGDFRDELVLKALLDRVGENKVQVVMSDMAPNMSGTPAVDIPRSMYLVELALDMCRDVLAPGGSFIVKVFQGEGFDEYLGQIRSLFTKVKVRKPDASRSRSREVYIVATGRKL, via the coding sequence ATGGCCAATAAGAAACGTTCGGCAAGCTCTAGCCGCTGGTTACAAGAACATTTTAGTGATAAATATGTTCAGCAAGCAAAGAAAAAAGGGTTTCGCTCTCGTGCTTGGTTTAAACTGGAAGAAATTCAGCAAAGCGACAATATCTTTAAACCAGGTATGACCGTTGTCGATTTAGGAGCAGCCCCAGGTGGGTGGTCTCAATATGTTGTACAGCAGTTAGGAAACAAAGGTCGAATTATCGCATGTGACCTTTTACCTATGGATCCTATTGTTGGAGTCGATTTCCTTCAAGGCGATTTTCGTGATGAACTTGTGTTGAAGGCGTTGCTTGATAGAGTAGGTGAAAACAAAGTCCAGGTTGTCATGTCTGACATGGCTCCAAACATGAGCGGTACACCCGCGGTCGATATCCCTCGATCCATGTATTTAGTAGAGTTAGCGCTTGATATGTGTCGTGATGTACTGGCTCCCGGGGGAAGTTTTATTGTCAAAGTGTTTCAGGGAGAAGGCTTTGATGAATACCTGGGGCAAATACGCTCCCTGTTTACGAAAGTGAAAGTTCGTAAACCAGACGCTTCGCGGTCTCGTTCTCGTGAGGTATATATTGTAGCCACAGGGCGTAAACTTTAG
- the ftsH gene encoding ATP-dependent zinc metalloprotease FtsH — protein MSDMAKNLILWLVIAVVLMSLFQSFGPSDSNSRKVDYSTFINELTNNQLREVSISGYDINVTKTDNSKYSTYMPMRDDNLLTTLMNRNVKVTGEPLEGQSLLTQIFVSWFPMLLLIGLWIFFMRQMQGGGGKGAMSFGKSKARMLTEDQIKTTFADVAGCDEAKEEVSELVEYLRDPGRFQKLGGKIPKGILMVGPPGTGKTLLAKAIAGEAKVPFFTISGSDFVEMFVGVGASRVRDMFEQAKKAAPCIIFIDEIDAVGRQRGAGLGGGHDEREQTLNQMLVEMDGFEGNEGIIVIAATNRPDVLDPALLRPGRFDRQVVVGLPDVRGREQILKVHMRRVPLSPDVDPAILARGTPGFSGADLANLVNEAALFAARGNKRVVSMVEFEKAKDKIMMGAERRSMVMTEEQKASTAYHEAGHAIIGRLVPEHDPVHKVTIIPRGRALGVTFFLPEGDQISASRQKLESQISTLYGGRLAEEIIYGVEHVSTGASNDIKVATNIARNMVTQWGFSEKLGPLLYAEEEGEVFLGRSVAKAQHMSDETARTIDEEIKAIVDRNYVRARQILMDNLDILHSMKDALMTYETIDAPQIDDLMNRRDVRPPAGWEGNNGNSGATTTAQPAQTNVASEPKDKPESESDTPSDNNTH, from the coding sequence TTGAGTGACATGGCGAAAAACCTGATCCTCTGGCTAGTTATTGCAGTCGTTTTGATGTCATTATTCCAGAGCTTCGGACCCAGCGATTCGAATAGTCGTAAGGTGGATTACTCTACCTTTATCAATGAGTTAACTAATAACCAATTACGCGAGGTCAGCATAAGTGGTTATGATATTAATGTAACTAAAACAGATAACTCAAAGTACAGCACGTATATGCCTATGCGTGATGATAACCTGCTGACCACTTTAATGAACCGTAATGTAAAAGTAACGGGCGAACCACTTGAAGGCCAAAGCCTTCTGACTCAAATTTTTGTGTCTTGGTTCCCAATGCTATTACTGATTGGTCTTTGGATTTTCTTTATGCGCCAAATGCAAGGTGGTGGCGGTAAAGGTGCGATGTCTTTCGGTAAAAGCAAGGCGCGCATGTTGACAGAAGACCAAATCAAAACAACCTTTGCTGATGTAGCGGGTTGTGATGAAGCGAAAGAAGAAGTAAGCGAATTAGTTGAGTATTTACGTGATCCAGGTCGTTTCCAGAAGTTAGGGGGTAAAATCCCTAAAGGTATTCTGATGGTAGGACCTCCAGGTACAGGTAAAACATTATTAGCAAAAGCCATCGCGGGTGAAGCTAAAGTCCCATTCTTTACCATTTCAGGTTCTGATTTCGTTGAAATGTTCGTGGGTGTGGGTGCTTCTCGTGTTCGTGATATGTTTGAACAAGCTAAAAAAGCAGCACCTTGTATCATCTTTATCGATGAAATCGATGCGGTTGGTCGTCAACGTGGTGCTGGTTTAGGCGGTGGTCATGATGAACGTGAACAAACACTGAACCAAATGCTAGTTGAAATGGATGGTTTCGAAGGTAATGAAGGAATTATCGTTATCGCGGCAACTAACCGTCCAGATGTGTTAGACCCAGCATTACTTCGCCCAGGTCGTTTTGACCGTCAAGTGGTTGTTGGTTTACCTGATGTGCGTGGACGTGAGCAAATACTTAAAGTCCATATGCGTCGCGTACCTTTATCACCAGATGTTGATCCAGCAATTTTAGCGCGTGGTACTCCAGGTTTCTCTGGTGCTGACTTAGCTAACTTAGTTAACGAAGCGGCTTTATTTGCTGCTCGTGGTAATAAACGTGTTGTCTCAATGGTCGAGTTTGAGAAAGCGAAAGATAAGATAATGATGGGCGCAGAGCGCCGTTCAATGGTGATGACTGAAGAACAAAAAGCATCAACCGCTTATCATGAAGCTGGTCACGCAATTATTGGTCGTTTAGTACCTGAACATGATCCTGTGCATAAAGTGACGATTATTCCTCGTGGACGTGCATTAGGTGTGACTTTCTTCTTACCTGAAGGCGACCAAATTAGTGCGAGCCGTCAGAAGTTAGAGAGCCAAATTTCAACACTTTACGGTGGCCGTTTAGCTGAAGAAATTATCTATGGTGTAGAGCATGTTTCTACGGGTGCTTCTAATGACATCAAAGTTGCAACCAATATTGCACGTAACATGGTGACACAGTGGGGCTTCTCTGAAAAATTAGGGCCATTGCTGTACGCAGAAGAAGAAGGTGAAGTGTTCTTAGGTCGTTCTGTTGCTAAAGCGCAACATATGTCTGATGAAACAGCTCGTACAATTGACGAAGAAATTAAAGCTATCGTTGATCGTAACTATGTTCGTGCTCGTCAGATCTTAATGGACAACCTTGATATTCTGCACTCAATGAAAGATGCACTGATGACTTATGAAACTATCGATGCGCCTCAAATTGATGATTTAATGAATCGTCGTGATGTTCGTCCACCTGCGGGTTGGGAAGGCAATAATGGCAATAGTGGTGCAACGACTACTGCTCAGCCAGCACAAACGAATGTAGCGAGTGAGCCAAAAGACAAGCCTGAGTCAGAAAGTGATACACCTTCTGATAACAATACTCATTAA
- the infB gene encoding translation initiation factor IF-2, giving the protein MTDETVKSLAEEIQTPVERLVQQFADAGIKKTVSDSVSQKEKETLLAWLNRDKDVSTNQPEKLTLQRKVRSTLSVPGTGGKSKSVAIEVRKKRTYVNRDAIEKAQADEQAQREAEEKAHREAEEKAQREAQEKAQREAEEKAKREAEKAKKDAEEKAKREAEEAKREAAELAKREAAEKDKVKQNDKPKADKAADQEKARRNAEQAELKRKTEETQRRKAEEEARVAAEKARRLAEENAEKWTAEPKAPETEGSDYHVTTSRYARDAEDESDAEVEGGRGRGRNAKAPRPKKNNRHSEKADREEARAAGRTNKKGKRKGSSLQQGFNKPAAVVNRDVIIGETISVAELANKMAVKGSEVIKTMMKMGAMATINQVLDQETAQLVAEEMGHKVILRRENELEEQVMSDRDTGEESAVSRAPVVTIMGHVDHGKTSLLDYIRSTKVASGEAGGITQHIGAYHVKTDKGEITFLDTPGHAAFTSMRARGAQVTDIVVLVVAADDGVMPQTIEAIQHAKAANVPVVVAVNKIDKHEADPDRVKTELSQYGILPEEWGGETQFMHVSAKQGLGIDELLDAILLQAEVLELKAVKEGMASGVVIESYLDKGRGPVATILVREGTLNKGDIVLCGFEYGRIRAMRNELGQDVQSAGPSMPVEILGLSNVPSAGDEATVVRDEKKAREVALYRQGKFRDVKLARQQKSKLENMFANMEEGKTSELNIVLKTDVQGTCEAITDALVKLSTNEVKLKIIGSGVGGITETDATLAAASNAIILGFNVRADASARRIIEQESVDLRYYSVIYSLIDEIKLAMSGMLAPEYKQEIMGLAEVRDVFKSPKFGAIAGCMVVEGNIKRNNPIRVLRDNVVIYEGELESLRRFKDDVNEVRNGMECGIGVKNYNDVRVGDMIEVFQVIEIKRSID; this is encoded by the coding sequence ATGACAGATGAAACAGTAAAATCACTGGCAGAAGAGATTCAGACACCGGTTGAACGTTTGGTACAGCAGTTTGCTGATGCCGGTATTAAGAAGACCGTCTCTGATTCTGTCTCCCAAAAAGAGAAAGAAACCTTACTGGCTTGGTTGAATCGTGATAAAGACGTATCAACCAACCAACCAGAAAAATTAACGTTACAACGCAAAGTGCGTAGTACGTTAAGTGTTCCTGGTACAGGTGGCAAAAGTAAATCAGTAGCCATCGAAGTCCGCAAAAAACGCACTTATGTGAACCGTGACGCCATTGAAAAAGCGCAAGCGGATGAGCAAGCTCAGCGTGAAGCGGAAGAAAAGGCGCATCGCGAAGCCGAAGAAAAAGCACAGCGCGAAGCACAAGAGAAAGCACAGCGCGAAGCTGAAGAAAAAGCAAAACGTGAAGCTGAAAAGGCAAAGAAAGACGCCGAAGAAAAAGCGAAACGTGAAGCTGAAGAAGCAAAACGTGAAGCAGCGGAATTAGCTAAGCGCGAAGCAGCGGAAAAAGATAAAGTGAAACAAAACGATAAACCAAAAGCTGATAAAGCAGCAGATCAGGAAAAAGCACGTCGCAATGCTGAACAGGCTGAACTGAAGCGTAAAACGGAAGAAACACAGCGCCGTAAAGCGGAAGAAGAAGCACGAGTTGCAGCAGAAAAAGCACGTCGTTTAGCTGAAGAAAATGCTGAAAAATGGACTGCTGAACCTAAAGCGCCAGAAACTGAAGGCTCAGACTATCATGTAACAACATCACGTTATGCTCGTGATGCAGAAGATGAAAGTGATGCTGAGGTTGAAGGTGGCCGCGGTCGTGGTCGCAACGCTAAGGCTCCTCGTCCTAAGAAAAACAACCGCCATTCTGAAAAAGCAGATCGTGAAGAAGCACGTGCTGCTGGCCGTACTAACAAGAAAGGTAAACGTAAAGGTAGCTCATTACAGCAAGGCTTCAATAAGCCAGCTGCTGTTGTAAACCGTGATGTTATCATCGGTGAGACTATTTCTGTTGCCGAACTTGCTAACAAAATGGCAGTAAAAGGATCTGAAGTTATCAAAACTATGATGAAAATGGGTGCTATGGCGACCATTAATCAGGTTTTAGACCAAGAAACTGCACAGCTTGTTGCTGAAGAAATGGGTCATAAAGTTATCTTACGTCGTGAAAACGAGTTAGAAGAACAAGTCATGAGCGATCGTGATACTGGCGAAGAAAGCGCAGTATCTCGTGCACCAGTTGTAACTATCATGGGTCACGTTGACCACGGTAAAACATCATTACTGGACTACATTCGTTCAACGAAAGTAGCATCAGGCGAAGCGGGTGGTATCACCCAGCATATCGGTGCTTACCACGTTAAGACTGACAAAGGTGAAATCACCTTCCTAGATACTCCAGGTCACGCCGCGTTTACTTCAATGCGTGCTCGTGGTGCTCAGGTAACGGATATCGTTGTTCTGGTTGTTGCGGCAGATGATGGTGTAATGCCACAAACTATCGAAGCAATCCAACACGCAAAAGCTGCAAACGTACCCGTTGTTGTTGCAGTGAACAAAATTGATAAACACGAAGCTGATCCAGATCGCGTTAAAACTGAACTGTCTCAATATGGCATCTTGCCAGAAGAGTGGGGCGGCGAAACTCAGTTTATGCACGTATCTGCAAAACAAGGTTTAGGTATTGACGAACTGCTGGATGCTATTCTTTTACAAGCTGAAGTTCTTGAACTGAAAGCAGTTAAAGAAGGTATGGCAAGCGGGGTTGTTATCGAATCTTACCTTGATAAAGGCCGTGGCCCAGTTGCAACTATTCTTGTCCGTGAAGGTACACTGAATAAGGGTGACATCGTTCTGTGTGGTTTCGAATACGGTCGTATTCGTGCGATGCGTAACGAATTAGGTCAAGACGTTCAATCTGCTGGTCCATCAATGCCAGTTGAGATCTTAGGTCTGTCTAACGTTCCTTCTGCGGGTGATGAAGCAACGGTTGTTCGTGACGAGAAGAAAGCGCGTGAAGTTGCATTATACCGTCAAGGTAAATTCCGCGATGTTAAACTGGCTCGTCAGCAGAAATCTAAACTGGAAAACATGTTCGCTAACATGGAAGAAGGTAAAACTTCTGAACTGAACATCGTTCTGAAAACAGACGTTCAAGGTACTTGTGAAGCGATTACTGATGCCTTGGTTAAACTGTCTACTAATGAAGTTAAACTGAAAATCATCGGTTCAGGCGTAGGTGGTATCACCGAAACTGACGCAACATTAGCAGCGGCTTCTAACGCAATCATTCTTGGCTTTAACGTTCGTGCTGATGCATCTGCTCGCCGTATCATTGAACAAGAAAGCGTTGATTTACGTTACTACTCCGTTATCTATAGCCTGATTGACGAAATCAAACTGGCAATGAGCGGTATGTTGGCACCTGAATATAAACAAGAAATCATGGGTCTTGCAGAAGTCCGTGATGTGTTTAAATCACCTAAATTTGGCGCGATTGCGGGCTGTATGGTGGTTGAAGGTAACATCAAACGTAATAACCCAATTCGTGTTCTACGTGATAACGTGGTTATCTATGAAGGCGAGCTGGAGTCACTGCGTCGCTTTAAAGATGACGTCAACGAAGTACGTAACGGCATGGAATGTGGTATCGGTGTGAAAAACTACAACGATGTTCGTGTTGGCGACATGATTGAAGTCTTCCAAGTTATCGAAATCAAACGTTCTATTGATTAA
- the rimP gene encoding ribosome maturation factor RimP, translated as MSTLEQKLTAMVSAPVEALGFEFVGLEFIRGRESTLRIYIDSEDGITVDDCADVSHQVSAVLDVEDPIQTVYNLEISSPGLERPLFTATHYEQFIGEEAAIVLRIAMQNRRKWQGIIKSVAGEMITVTVDGKDEVFALSNIQKANLVPHF; from the coding sequence TTGTCCACATTAGAGCAAAAATTAACAGCGATGGTTTCAGCACCAGTAGAAGCATTAGGCTTTGAATTTGTCGGTCTTGAGTTTATTCGTGGCCGAGAATCAACATTGCGCATCTATATTGATAGTGAAGACGGTATCACTGTTGATGATTGTGCTGATGTTAGCCACCAGGTCAGTGCTGTGCTGGATGTTGAAGATCCAATTCAAACAGTTTATAACCTTGAGATTTCTTCTCCTGGTTTAGAACGACCTTTATTCACTGCAACGCATTATGAGCAATTTATCGGCGAAGAAGCCGCTATCGTATTACGAATTGCAATGCAAAACCGCCGTAAATGGCAGGGCATTATTAAGTCTGTCGCTGGCGAAATGATCACGGTTACTGTGGATGGTAAAGACGAAGTGTTCGCACTGAGCAACATCCAGAAAGCTAACCTGGTACCCCACTTTTAA
- the folP gene encoding dihydropteroate synthase: MKLMARGTELNLSTPQVMGILNVTPDSFSDGGTHNSLNDAVDHAAKLIAEGASIIDIGGESTRPGASDVSIDEELQRVVPVVEAIRQRFDVWISVDTSKAQVITESANVGASIINDIRSLQEPGALEAAAKTGLPVCIMHMQGDPKTMQQSPHYENVMMDVERFLQENIQRCVDAGIEKNQIILDPGFGFGKNLAHNYQLLAHLSELHHFGLPILAGMSRKSMVGQLLNVPPQERVAGSVACAVIAAMQGAQIIRVHDVKETVDAMKIVQATLSAKENNE; this comes from the coding sequence ATGAAATTAATGGCTAGAGGAACAGAACTTAACTTATCAACACCTCAAGTTATGGGGATTTTGAATGTCACTCCAGACTCTTTCTCTGATGGAGGCACTCATAATTCACTTAATGATGCAGTTGATCATGCAGCAAAATTAATCGCCGAAGGGGCTTCTATCATCGATATTGGTGGCGAGTCTACCAGACCTGGTGCAAGTGACGTCTCTATTGATGAAGAGTTACAGCGTGTTGTTCCTGTTGTTGAGGCTATTCGTCAGCGTTTTGATGTTTGGATCTCCGTTGATACATCTAAAGCTCAAGTTATTACTGAATCAGCAAATGTAGGTGCTTCAATTATCAATGATATTCGCTCCTTACAAGAGCCGGGAGCACTTGAAGCAGCCGCTAAAACAGGTTTGCCAGTGTGTATTATGCATATGCAGGGTGACCCTAAAACCATGCAACAGTCACCACATTATGAGAATGTGATGATGGATGTTGAGCGTTTTTTACAAGAAAATATTCAACGCTGTGTTGATGCTGGGATCGAAAAAAATCAAATTATTCTTGATCCAGGATTCGGCTTTGGTAAAAATTTAGCGCATAATTACCAATTATTAGCACACCTAAGTGAACTTCATCACTTTGGTTTACCCATACTTGCCGGAATGTCACGCAAATCAATGGTTGGACAACTATTGAATGTACCACCACAAGAGCGTGTTGCTGGTAGCGTGGCATGCGCAGTTATTGCAGCGATGCAAGGCGCACAAATTATTCGTGTACACGATGTTAAAGAGACGGTTGATGCGATGAAAATCGTACAAGCGACTCTTTCTGCAAAGGAAAATAATGAATGA
- the nusA gene encoding transcription termination factor NusA — MNKEILAVVEAVSNEKSLPREKIFEALETALATATKKKYEQEIDVRVCIDRKTGDFDTFRRWVAVDEVTQPTREITLEAAQYEDPSIELGGYIEDQIESVTFDRITTQTAKQVIVQKVREAERAMVVDQFREQLGEIITGVVKKVNRENITLDLGNNAEAVILREDMLPRENFRPGDRLRGVLYDVRTETRGAQLFVTRSRPEMLVELFRIEVPEIGEEIIEIKAAARDPGSRAKIAVKTNDKRIDPVGACVGMRGARVQAVSSELGGERIDIVLWDDNPAQFVINAMAPADVASIVVDEDKCTMDVAVESSNLAQAIGRNGQNVRLAAQLLKKHRGDDKWELNVMTADELNAKHQAEANAAIEIFTKHLDIDEDFATVLVEEGFSTLEELVYVPISELLAIDGLDEDTVEALRERAKAALTTIELAQKESLGDNQPAEDLLALEGLERSLAFDLAARGICTLEDLAEQGIDDLTDIEGLNSERAGELIMAARNICWFGNDA, encoded by the coding sequence ATGAACAAAGAGATTCTGGCTGTTGTGGAAGCGGTCTCTAACGAAAAATCTCTTCCTCGTGAAAAGATTTTTGAAGCACTGGAAACCGCACTAGCGACAGCAACTAAGAAAAAATACGAGCAAGAAATTGACGTTCGTGTATGTATCGACCGTAAAACGGGTGACTTTGATACATTCCGTCGTTGGGTTGCCGTTGATGAAGTCACTCAACCTACTCGTGAAATTACACTTGAAGCTGCTCAATATGAAGATCCTAGTATTGAACTAGGTGGTTATATTGAAGATCAGATTGAATCTGTCACTTTCGACCGTATTACAACACAAACCGCTAAACAAGTTATCGTACAAAAAGTACGTGAAGCTGAAAGAGCAATGGTTGTTGATCAATTCCGCGAACAACTCGGCGAAATTATCACGGGTGTTGTGAAGAAAGTGAACCGTGAAAATATCACTTTAGACTTAGGCAACAACGCTGAAGCGGTTATTTTACGTGAAGATATGTTACCGCGTGAAAACTTCCGTCCAGGTGACCGTTTACGTGGTGTTTTATACGACGTACGTACAGAAACCCGTGGTGCACAACTTTTCGTGACACGCTCTCGCCCTGAAATGCTGGTTGAACTTTTCCGTATTGAAGTACCAGAAATTGGCGAAGAAATCATTGAAATTAAAGCTGCAGCGCGTGATCCAGGTTCTCGTGCCAAAATCGCAGTAAAAACTAACGACAAGCGTATTGACCCTGTGGGTGCTTGTGTTGGTATGCGTGGTGCGCGTGTACAAGCCGTTTCCAGCGAATTGGGCGGCGAGCGAATTGATATTGTTCTGTGGGATGATAATCCTGCACAATTCGTCATTAATGCAATGGCTCCGGCAGATGTTGCTTCTATTGTTGTCGATGAAGACAAATGTACAATGGATGTTGCAGTTGAAAGCAGTAACCTTGCACAGGCAATCGGCCGTAATGGTCAAAACGTTCGTCTGGCAGCACAGTTACTGAAAAAACATCGTGGTGATGACAAGTGGGAATTAAACGTCATGACTGCTGATGAACTGAATGCAAAACATCAGGCAGAAGCAAACGCAGCCATTGAAATATTTACTAAGCATCTCGACATTGATGAAGACTTCGCAACTGTTTTAGTTGAAGAAGGTTTCTCTACCCTTGAAGAGTTAGTTTATGTGCCAATCAGTGAACTGCTGGCTATTGACGGATTAGATGAAGATACCGTTGAAGCTCTACGTGAAAGAGCAAAAGCTGCACTAACAACGATTGAGTTGGCTCAAAAAGAAAGCCTAGGCGATAACCAGCCAGCCGAGGACTTATTAGCTCTCGAAGGATTGGAGCGCTCTTTAGCATTTGATCTAGCTGCCCGTGGTATCTGCACACTGGAAGATCTTGCCGAACAGGGTATCGACGACCTAACTGATATTGAAGGTTTAAATAGTGAGCGCGCAGGCGAACTCATTATGGCCGCACGTAATATCTGCTGGTTTGGGAATGATGCGTAA
- the secG gene encoding preprotein translocase subunit SecG → MYTALIVILIIVATGLVGLILLQQGKGADMGASFGAGASGTVFGSSGSANFMTRMTAVLATAFIVLALILGNLSANKTVREDSKWMSIEQTTEEAKKAEQLAAPVAPANTDIPQ, encoded by the coding sequence ATGTATACGGCACTCATTGTTATTCTTATCATTGTAGCAACAGGGCTAGTTGGTCTGATCCTGTTACAGCAGGGTAAAGGTGCTGATATGGGCGCTTCTTTTGGTGCAGGTGCTTCCGGTACAGTATTTGGTTCAAGCGGTTCAGCTAACTTTATGACCCGTATGACCGCTGTTTTAGCGACAGCTTTTATTGTACTTGCCCTTATTTTAGGTAATCTAAGTGCCAATAAAACTGTGCGTGAAGACAGCAAATGGATGTCTATCGAGCAGACTACAGAAGAAGCTAAAAAAGCTGAGCAATTAGCAGCGCCTGTAGCGCCAGCAAATACAGATATTCCGCAGTAA
- the rbfA gene encoding 30S ribosome-binding factor RbfA codes for MARDFSRSQRVSQEMQKEIAIILQREVKDPRIGMATVSGVEISRDLAYAKVFVTFLNLSGGEKSEEEMVAEGLTALNEAAGFIRSLLGKAMRLRIVPELTFAYDNSLVEGMRMSNLVSNVVKSDEERRHKEDK; via the coding sequence ATGGCAAGAGATTTTAGCCGTAGTCAGCGTGTTTCTCAGGAAATGCAAAAAGAAATCGCCATCATTTTACAACGTGAAGTCAAAGATCCACGTATTGGAATGGCAACGGTTTCTGGCGTTGAAATTTCTCGTGATTTGGCTTATGCCAAAGTATTTGTCACCTTTTTAAACTTATCAGGTGGTGAAAAAAGCGAAGAAGAGATGGTTGCAGAGGGTTTAACTGCACTTAATGAAGCCGCTGGTTTTATTCGTTCTTTATTAGGTAAAGCGATGCGTTTACGTATTGTGCCTGAACTGACATTTGCTTATGACAACTCATTAGTTGAAGGTATGCGTATGTCTAACTTAGTTTCTAACGTCGTTAAAAGCGATGAAGAGCGTCGTCATAAAGAGGATAAATAA